The DNA sequence AGCAGTCCTGCCCCGATCACCATGGCCCATGCTTCGCCAAGCCTTATCTGCCCAGCCGGAAGGGCCCGGTCCGCGGTCCGGGGATTGACTCCGTCATACTCTCGGTCAACAATACGGTTGAAACCCATTGCACAGGTGCGTGCACCAATCATGGCTAGTATAATCCAGGTAAAAACGAAGAATTGCGGAACGCCTTCAGCGGCCAGAAAAGCACCCATAAGGGCAAACGGCATAGCAAAAATGGTGAGCTTGAATTTTATCATTTCAAGCAATATTGACAACTTCTCAAACATTCCCGTCCTCTTCCCATCTTTTTCTGCCGCTGATTTCGACACCGAGCTGATCTGCCAGACGCCAGCAATAGGTCTTGGCAGCCTCCTCGAGCGTTTTCGGTTTAAGATAAAAACCGGGCATGGTCGGCATTATCATTGCCCCGGCATCATGGGCCGACAACATGTTTTTAAGATGTGTCCTGTTCAGCGGCGTTTCCCGCACTCCGAGTATCAGTTTTTTCTTTTCCTTGAGCATCACATCGGCAGCCCGATGGATGAGATTCTGACTCAATCCGGCGGCGATTGCACCAAGGGTTCCCATGGTACAGGGCAAAACTATCATGGCATCATACCGGCTTGAGCCGGATGACGGGGCTGCAGCGAAATCATCAATTGCAAACCATTTTGAGATACCTTTTAAATCCGAAGGTTGCAGCTGTTCTTCGTGCTCCAGAACCTTCTCTCCCGATTGCGAACAAATTCCATGGATGACCAGGTTACTGTCGCTTTCTTGCAACATATCAAGAAAGGGCTGCAGGAAAAGCATACCGCTGGCCCCAGTGATTCCTACAAGGATTTTTCTGCATTGAGATTTATACATTATAAAAGAAACCGGACCCTTAAATTTTTTGCGCAAGTGCAGGATAAAATCGAAGCGGAAGAGCCTGCCGACCGGCTTCTCCCCTGTCGATAAGATAGCTGAAGAACTTTTCCAGGGCCAGACATTTTGATTCACAGAGGTCATATTCCAAAGCCCGCAAATACGAATAACAGGCATCAGAATCCATCGGTATTCTGGGCGCCACCCTGGAACAGATGGAACTCATCTCTTTTTTGCCCTGCTCCCGGCAGCTTACCAGAGCTTCCTGCACTTCTTCCACTAATGATCCATGTTCTCTGCAGAATTCTTCCCGGACAACACACACCGAAAAAACAAACGGCAGTCCTGTCTGTTTATTCCATATCTCACCTAAATCAAACTGATAAGCATACATGCCGTCCGAAACAAGGCGGAGGGCATCGTCACCAATGGCGAGCACCGCCTGACAGGAATTGCTGATATTCCCAAAAACTTCACCCACTATATACTGCGGCTGTATACCGATAAATTCTTCAAGGATGATCTTGACCAGACAGACGGAAGTTTCCGATTGATTACTGAGCAGTACCAGGGTGTTGTCAAGCTGCTCCATCGGGGTATTGGAGAAGAGGAAGACCGAACCTACCGGCCCGGTAGAACTTATGGAAAGATCACGCAGAATCCGATATTTCTCCGGCCGGGCACAATATTCATAAGATGATACGAAACCCAGGTCGATTTTCTCGGATGCCAGCATCCGGTTGAGGACCGCCGGCTGATCTTCAACGACGATAAAACGCTCGTCGGTGACCGTCCTTTTCCAGACCTCATAGATAGGAGCGGTATTGATATAGTTTACCATCCCTATTCTGATGGCAGAGTTGCTCTCGGATTCTTTGGAATTCATATTTTCTCAAACGGATGTATCCAGTTTATATTGCGAAACCCATTTCCATAGATCAGTTCTTCGAAAATTTCCCTTTCTGTTGACCCGGTTATTTCAGGAAGATTATCCATCTCTATTTCTAAAAACACAGGCTTCTTACCTTTTTCAAGAGTTCCATAGTCACTTTCCCGGTGAAGTGCCCGGGCTCCTCCCAGTGTCGCCATGGCCAGCAGCACGGAGGGACTGACTTTCGGGTGATGCGCATGCAGGATGCGCATTTCTCCCCACATGTTCGGATCCTCATTGGATGCCCGCGAATCTGTGCCGATTCCAGGCAAAATTCCGGTAGCCAGCATCTTCTCCAGGGGAGCGGGTCCGGTTCTCAAAAATCGATTGCTTCCCGGACAAAGACATACCTTCGTTCCATGTTTGGCCAGCATCCCGATTTCCTCATCGTTCACATGGACACAGTGGACGCAGAGAGTTTTCTCATCAAGCACTCCAAGTTTGTCCAGATAATCCACGCTGCCTGAAAAATCCCCCGAGGGAAGCAAAGTATTATCCCAACTTTCTCGTTTTTCAAGAAATTTCCGAAAAGGGCCGCTTTTTAAGCTGAGCAGAGTTTTCTCGTCCCCTGTTTCAGCGAGATGAATGGTGAAAATCTGCTTATTCGCCCCGGCCCTGTTCTTCAAAGCGATGAGAAGATCAGCGGAGGTCGAATAAGGCGCATGAGGCGACACTGCCTGCCGCTCTGGAAGAGCTGAGATCTGTTGCAATATTTCAGACGTTCGCTGCCGGGTTGGAGCCAAGACTTCCACAATCGAATATATTTCAGGAAGGGATGAATCGGGAGGGTGACGGTCTACAGGCAGGTTGCCGATATCAGCCATCAGAACCACACCGGCCCTCTTTTGGCTCTCTATCATGTCTCTTTTTGCCCGGCTTATCACCTTGTCGTCATATTCCAATTGACGATCGGCAAGCAACGCCTCAATCCAGTCAACCATGGAGCCATCCGGCGGAGGCTGCTTCATCCCGGTTACATGGGAGAGTTCGAGATGGATGTGACAGTTGATCAGCGGAGGAATGACCACACCTGAAAGCGCCACGGTTTCACAGTCTTTCCAGGCAGCAGCTATAACAGCGGATGATCCGATATCAAGGATGCCCTCGGAGTCGACCACTATGGCCCCATTCCTGATAATATCTGAGCCTATCGGTAGAATTAAGGGAGCGGTGTAGACAAGGGGGGATGGCATGGCCATTTCATTTGATGTGAAAGGATGTTATGCAGATTGGGCCTGCGCGTCAGATTTCAGTTGCGACCGCACTGTAATCCATTAATCGCTGCTGCGGGAGAAACCCGGCATCTTCGACAATACGCCTTATCTCCTGTTCGGAAAGCCTGAAACTGACCCCGGCCGCCGCCACCACATTTTCCTCGATCATGGTACTCCCGAAATCATTAGCTCCGAAGAAGAGCGCTAACTGGGCGACTTTCGGTCCCTGGGTCACCCATGAGGCCTGAATATTGTCGAAATTATCCAGATAGATGCGCGACAGCGCCAGCATCCGCAGATATTCGTATCCGCCGGTCCTGACCGACACTCCATCTTCGAACAAGGCGGTATTATCAGGCTGAAACGGCCAGGGAATAAAGGCCGTGAACCCCCCGGTTCTATCCTGCAGTTCGCGCAAACGACGTAGATGTTCCAGTCTCTCGTCCATGGTTTCAACGTGCCCGAACATCATGGTTGCAGTGGTGCGCAGGCCTTTGTGATGGGCTTCCTCCATAACTGCTATCCACTGGTCGGCATTGCACTTGTTCGGCGCCGCAAGGGATCTGACCCGATCGGAAAGTATCTCAGCCCCACCGCCGGGAATAGAATCCAGGCCGGCGTTAATTAACCTGTCCAGTATTTCCTTGATCGACAGCTTGGAAACCTCGGCAAAATGGCAGATCTCAGGCGGAGAAAAGCCGTGGAGATGAATCCCCCTCCCCTTGATAAAGCGCACCATCTCTTCATAATACTCGATGGTCAGCTCTGGATGAAGGCCACCCTGCAGAAGGATCTGGGTGCCTCCCAGCTTCTTGGTTTCCTCTATCTTCTCGGCGAGTTCCGTAAAGGAGAGCAGCTTACCGCTCTTATCTTCAGGCTTCTTGTAAAAGGCGCAGAACTTACATGCCGAGATACAGATATCGGTATAGTTGATATTGCGATCTATAACGTATGTTACTTTTTTTTCAGGATGTTTCAGCTGCCGTATATGATTGGCCAGAAAGCCGAGCTGGTGGAGCCCTGCTTCCTGTTCCAGACGATGGAAATCGGCATCGTTTATTCTCTTGCCGGCACGTATTTTTGCAGTCAGATTTT is a window from the Desulfopila inferna genome containing:
- a CDS encoding UbiX family flavin prenyltransferase — encoded protein: MYKSQCRKILVGITGASGMLFLQPFLDMLQESDSNLVIHGICSQSGEKVLEHEEQLQPSDLKGISKWFAIDDFAAAPSSGSSRYDAMIVLPCTMGTLGAIAAGLSQNLIHRAADVMLKEKKKLILGVRETPLNRTHLKNMLSAHDAGAMIMPTMPGFYLKPKTLEEAAKTYCWRLADQLGVEISGRKRWEEDGNV
- a CDS encoding menaquinone biosynthetic enzyme MqnA/MqnD family protein, with amino-acid sequence MNSKESESNSAIRIGMVNYINTAPIYEVWKRTVTDERFIVVEDQPAVLNRMLASEKIDLGFVSSYEYCARPEKYRILRDLSISSTGPVGSVFLFSNTPMEQLDNTLVLLSNQSETSVCLVKIILEEFIGIQPQYIVGEVFGNISNSCQAVLAIGDDALRLVSDGMYAYQFDLGEIWNKQTGLPFVFSVCVVREEFCREHGSLVEEVQEALVSCREQGKKEMSSICSRVAPRIPMDSDACYSYLRALEYDLCESKCLALEKFFSYLIDRGEAGRQALPLRFYPALAQKI
- a CDS encoding amidohydrolase family protein, which gives rise to MPSPLVYTAPLILPIGSDIIRNGAIVVDSEGILDIGSSAVIAAAWKDCETVALSGVVIPPLINCHIHLELSHVTGMKQPPPDGSMVDWIEALLADRQLEYDDKVISRAKRDMIESQKRAGVVLMADIGNLPVDRHPPDSSLPEIYSIVEVLAPTRQRTSEILQQISALPERQAVSPHAPYSTSADLLIALKNRAGANKQIFTIHLAETGDEKTLLSLKSGPFRKFLEKRESWDNTLLPSGDFSGSVDYLDKLGVLDEKTLCVHCVHVNDEEIGMLAKHGTKVCLCPGSNRFLRTGPAPLEKMLATGILPGIGTDSRASNEDPNMWGEMRILHAHHPKVSPSVLLAMATLGGARALHRESDYGTLEKGKKPVFLEIEMDNLPEITGSTEREIFEELIYGNGFRNINWIHPFEKI
- the mqnC gene encoding cyclic dehypoxanthinyl futalosine synthase: MKNLTAKIRAGKRINDADFHRLEQEAGLHQLGFLANHIRQLKHPEKKVTYVIDRNINYTDICISACKFCAFYKKPEDKSGKLLSFTELAEKIEETKKLGGTQILLQGGLHPELTIEYYEEMVRFIKGRGIHLHGFSPPEICHFAEVSKLSIKEILDRLINAGLDSIPGGGAEILSDRVRSLAAPNKCNADQWIAVMEEAHHKGLRTTATMMFGHVETMDERLEHLRRLRELQDRTGGFTAFIPWPFQPDNTALFEDGVSVRTGGYEYLRMLALSRIYLDNFDNIQASWVTQGPKVAQLALFFGANDFGSTMIEENVVAAAGVSFRLSEQEIRRIVEDAGFLPQQRLMDYSAVATEI